A genomic segment from Lutzomyia longipalpis isolate SR_M1_2022 chromosome 3, ASM2433408v1 encodes:
- the LOC129791537 gene encoding CTP synthase: protein MSKVVQTVAKMKYILVTGGVISGVGKGVIASSFGTLLNSCGIDVTSIKIDPYINIDAGTFSPYEHGEVYVLDDGGEVDLDLGNYERFLDVTLHRDNNITTGKIYQNVIQKERRGDYLGKTVQVVPHITDAIQEWVERVAQQPVKGTAKPQVCIVELGGTIGDIEGMAFVEGFRQFQFKVKRENFCCAHVSLVPMPKATGEAKTKPTQASVRELRGLGLSPDLIVCRSEKPIGKEVKEKISNFCHVATEQVICIHDLSSIYHVPLLMEEHGVVDFLAERLQLTIPNPRPSSLMKRWRDLAHRVDTIHNTVDIALVGKYTKLEDAYASVSKALQHAAIASGYKLNLKFIDASHLEKQTESDEPAKYHDAWKELVSSEGVIVPGGFGSRGIEGKINACEWCRKKDKPILGICLGLQAMVIEFARNVLNLKDANSTEVDPNTKNPLVIDMPEHHPGDMGGTMRLGKRTTLFKEGESIIKKLYRNPKSVSERHRHRYEVNPAYVKDLEDNGLKFVGYDADKERMEIMEYPKHPYYVATQFHPEYLSRPLKPSPPFLGLVLAAKNRLTHYMDLGCPLTGRSSDESSGDECEIQKGMKIYNGHMEESEKKPLTNGPVPNGTLPEEPLPNESLPNGTLPNGHLPNGRPRRNSDSSDDYQVCRKMF from the exons ATGAGTAAAGTTGTGCAAACAGTGGCAAAAATGAAGTATATTTTAGTGACTGGGGGTGTAATAAGTGGCGTGGGGAAGGGTGTAATTGCCAGCTCCTTTGGGACATTGCTAAATTCCTGCGGAATCGACGTGACATCCATTAAAATTGATCCCTACATCAACATCGATGCTGGCACGTTCTCACCCTATGAGCACG GTGAAGTCTACGTGTTGGATGATGGTGGTGAGGTGGATTTGGATTTGGGGAACTACGAGAGATTCCTCGATGTTACCCTACATCGTGACAATAACATCACAACGGGGAAAATCTATCAGAATGTCATCCAAAAGGAGCGCAGAGGAGACTATCTCGGCAAAACAGTACAAG TTGTACCCCACATCACGGATGCTATTCAGGAGTGGGTAGAGCGTGTGGCACAGCAACCTGTTAAGGGAACGGCCAAGCCTCAGGTGTGCATTGTGGAGCTCGGCGGGACAATTGGGGACATCGAAGGAATGGCCTTTGTCGAGGGTTTCCGGCAGTTTCAGTTTAAAGTCAAG CGTGAGAACTTCTGCTGCGCTCACGTCTCCTTGGTGCCAATGCCCAAAGCCACGGGTGAAGCAAAGACTAAACCAACACAGGCAAGTGTCCGGGAACTTCGTGGACTGGGACTGAGTCCCGATCTAATTGTATGTCGTTCAGAGAAACCAATTGGAAAGGAagtgaaggagaaaattagtAATTTCTGTCACGTAGCCACAGAGCAAGTAATTTGCATCCATGATCTATCCTCAATCTACCATGTGCCATTGCTAATGGAAGAGCACGGTGTTGTGGACTTTCTGGCTGAGAGACTCCAGCTCACCATTCCCAATCCCCGACCTAGTAGCCTAATGAAACGCTGGCGAGATCTAGCTCATCGTGTTGATACAATTCACAACACCGTTGACATTGCACTCGTTGGGAAGTACACAAAACTCGAGGATGCATATGCTTCGGTGTCAAAGGCCCTACAACATGCTGCAATTGCATCGGGGTACAAACTAAATCTCAAATTCATCGACGCTAGCCATTTGGAGAAGCAAACTGAGTCAGATGAACCAGCAAAGTATCATGACGCATGGAAGGAGTTGGTTTCAAGTGAGGGTGTCATTGTTCCAGGAGGTTTTGGGTCACGCGGCATTGAGGGGAAGATTAATGCGTGTGAATGGTGTAGGAAGAAGGATAAACCAATTTTGGGCATTTGCCTTGGGTTGCAAGCGATGGTGATTGAATTTGCGCGGAATGTACTGAATTTGAAAGATGCCAATTCAACGGAAGTTGATCCAAACACAAAGAATCCTCTTGTTATTGACATGCCAGAGCATCATCCTGGGGATATGGGTGGGACAATGCGGCTGGGCAAGAGGACAACACTCTTCAAGGAAGGAGAAAGTATTATCA AGAAACTCTATAGGAATCCTAAAAGTGTGAGTGAGAGGCACAGGCATAGGTATGAAGTAAATCCGGCTTATGTGAAGGATCTAGAGGACAATGGACTGAAATTTGTTGGCTATGATGCCGATAAGGAGCGCATGGAAATTATGGAATACCCCAAACATCCGTACTACGTAGCAACGCAATTTCATCCGGAATACCTCTCTCGACCCTTAAAGCCCTCTCCGCCCTTCCTTGGACTCGTTCTGGCTGCAAAGAATCGCCTAACGCACTACATGGATCTCGGATGCCCCCTAACTGGGCGTTCTAGTGATGAAAGTAGTGGAG aTGAATGTGAGATTCAGAAGGGAATGAAGATCTACAACGGGCACATGGAGGAGTCGGAAAAGAAACCCCTAACCAATGGACCTGTACCCAATGGAACCCTTCCAGAAGAACCTCTTCCAAATGAATCCCTTCCCAATGGAACCCTCCCCAATGGACACCTTCCAAATGGGCGCCCAAGACGAAACAGCGATAGTTCTGATGACTATCAAGTCTGTAGGAAGATGTTTTAA
- the LOC129791539 gene encoding SURF1-like protein yields the protein MQKIRIFSCFVRSSLPNGCSGNIRGFLGSPKEPLKWRINQQRGFTGQNIERKGRKITPWQWFLLSVPATTFALGCWQVKRKAWKENLIKDLERKTTQNPLELPENLEDLEDLEYRPVIIRGHFLHDREIYMGPRSLIQHGDGTSRSGVFSKQGTTTGYLVVTPLKLDGRDEIILVNRGWVPKNRQNPTSRPEGQISGHVELVGIVRLGEARPQFSPESKGDHFLYRNLPKMCALTGAGPYFVDATDTSSVPGGPIGGQTRVTVRNEHLSYIITWFSLSAATAFTWYRNIFIRRPF from the exons atgcagaaaataagGATTTTTTCGTGTTTTGTAAGAAGTTCATTGCCAAATGGATGTTCAGGAAACATCAGGGGATTCCTTGGGAGTCCAAAAGAGCCCCTAAAGTGGAGAATCAATCAACAGAGAGGCTTTACCGGTCAGAATATTGAACGGAAAGGACGCAAAATAACTCCATGGCAGTGGTTTTTATTG TCAGTTCCAGCAACAACTTTTGCTCTGGGCTGTTGGCAAGTTAAACGAAAGGCGTGGAAGGAGAATTTAATAAAGGATTTAGAGAGGAAGACAACACAGAATCCTCTGGAACTTCcggaaaa TTTAGAGGATTTGGAAGATCTCGAATATCGCCCTGTGATCATTCGCGGGCATTTCCTGCACGATCGTGAGATCTACATGGGTCCCAGGAGTCTCATTCAGCACGGAGATGGAACAAGTCGTTCTGGGGTGTTTTCAAAGCAAGGCACCACAACGGGATATCTCGTTGTTACCCCACTGAAGCTCGATGGGAGAGA TGAAATAATCCTCGTAAATCGCGGCTGGGTACCGAAAAACCGGCAAAACCCCACATCCCGTCCGGAAGGGCAGATCAGTGGGCATGTGGAGCTTGTTGGAATTGTCCGCCTGGGTGAGGCACGCCCACAATTTAGTCCTGAAAGCAAAGGTGACCACTTCCTCTATCGCAATTTGCCCAAAATGTGCGCATTAACGGGCGCTGGCCCGTACTTTGTTGACGCCACGGACACTTCATCAGTTCCCGGAGGCCCCATCGGGGGTCAGACAAGGGTAACCGTGCGCAATGAGCATCTCTCCTACATCATAACGTGGTTTAGTTTATCAGCAGCTACGGCATTTACATGGTACAGAAATATCTTCATCCGGAGACCTTTTTAA
- the LOC129791542 gene encoding NADH dehydrogenase [ubiquinone] 1 alpha subcomplex subunit 5, which yields MSGALKRTTGLTGLAVAANPHHTLGALYGKILRALQKMPEDAAYRKYTEKIVTERAKIVSTTADVKSIENKIGCGQVEELIIQAENELTLARKMLGWKPWEPLATQAPATQWDWPPAQIKQGQ from the exons ATGTCAGGAGCCCTAAAGAGA ACGACAGGACTCACAGGTCTGGCCGTGGCAGCGAATCCCCATCACACCCTGGGGGCGCtctatgggaaaattctcAGGGCACTGCAGAAGATGCCAGAGGATGCAGCTTATAGGAAATATACGGAGAAAATTGTAACAGAACGAGCAAAGATTGTTTCAACT ACAGCTGATGTGAAGTCTATTGAGAACAAAATTGGATGTGGGCAGGTGGAAGAGTTGATTATTCAGGCAGAAAATGAACTAACTCTGGCCAGGAAGATGCTGGGCTGGAAACCATGGGAACCTCTTGCTACACAGGCTCCTGCAACACAGTGGGATTGGCCCCCAGCACAAATTAAGCAAGGCCAGTAA
- the LOC129791541 gene encoding uncharacterized protein LOC129791541 produces the protein MSKSAVFVFFIICALLPQPEGHPVENSLESVEPLGKSHLSPEHRRPEGLSLNAIGDHEKNQHVEYHKNRFRDERKRTRNRQKRQFDLILSAEHEENVGTDVSAEVLSNLWKNDDASTRLDASATYNRHFGVHGNPTDPNFSVKLKLWFL, from the exons aTGTCGAAGAGTGCTGTGTttgttttcttcatcatctgtGCGCTCCTGCCACAGCCTGAGGGGCATCCCGTGGAGAATTCCCTCGAATCTGTTGAGCCCCTTGGAAAATCTCACCTAAGTCCGGAACATCGTCGTCCGGAAGGACTCTCCCTCAATGCAATTGGTGATCATGAGAAGAATCAGCATGTTGAGTATCACAAGAATCGCTTCCGGGATGAGAGGAAGCGCACAAGGAACAGGCAGAAGAGGCAATTTGACTTAATCCTGTCTGCTGAGCATGAGGAGAATGTTGGGACGGATGTTTCGGCGGAAGTTTTGTCGAATCTGTGGAAGAATGACGATGCCTCAACGCGTCTGGATGCTTCTGCGACGTACAATCGTCACTTTGGGGTACACGGGAATCCCACTG ATCCGAATTTCTCCGTGAAACTCAAACTATGGTTCTTGTAG